Proteins found in one Scardovia inopinata JCM 12537 genomic segment:
- a CDS encoding LacI family DNA-binding transcriptional regulator, with translation MDNKITRGRRVTLRDVADRAGVSLKTASNVINKTGRMTDDTRQKVQDAIRELGYQINVAARNLSRNKTGFIMLAVPSLTPPYLAELANRTIDAARLHNYSVYATTYAEGSARGARALLKSFNPTICDGMILSMSEMEDFSQDDLEVSYPLVTLGARTTWGLADHVAPDDVDAAAQATRYLIERGSQHLAVIGSRQDFDRDSLMKAVEGNAQLRLRGIIEECQRSQVFLDPRLIGNTGYDWTIGSGARVTQRLIASGLPFDGIVALNDQLAIGALFALREKGIDVPGQVQVIGFDNIEEAAYLQIPLTSMDSRLTWTAPTAVNRLLERINTGNLVPENFTAQSSVVARSTTRN, from the coding sequence ATGGACAATAAGATAACAAGAGGCAGACGCGTTACCTTGCGTGACGTTGCCGATCGGGCAGGGGTATCACTGAAAACCGCCTCGAATGTTATTAATAAAACCGGCCGGATGACGGATGACACCAGGCAGAAGGTGCAAGATGCCATAAGAGAATTAGGATACCAGATTAATGTTGCTGCACGGAATTTGAGCCGCAATAAGACTGGTTTTATTATGTTGGCTGTCCCCTCCCTGACTCCTCCCTACCTGGCTGAGCTGGCAAATAGAACTATCGATGCAGCAAGGCTGCATAATTATTCAGTATATGCAACAACTTATGCAGAAGGATCGGCCCGAGGGGCAAGAGCCCTTCTCAAGTCTTTTAATCCCACCATTTGCGATGGCATGATTCTGTCCATGAGTGAAATGGAAGATTTTTCTCAGGATGATCTGGAGGTCTCCTATCCTCTGGTAACCCTGGGGGCCCGCACTACTTGGGGATTAGCTGATCATGTTGCTCCTGATGATGTTGATGCTGCAGCTCAGGCAACTCGCTACCTGATCGAGCGGGGAAGCCAACACCTGGCTGTAATAGGGAGTCGGCAGGATTTTGATCGTGACAGTCTTATGAAGGCTGTTGAGGGCAATGCCCAGCTTCGTCTGCGCGGGATAATTGAAGAGTGCCAGCGCTCGCAGGTCTTTTTAGACCCTCGCCTCATTGGAAACACGGGTTATGACTGGACAATTGGTTCCGGTGCCCGTGTAACTCAGAGACTTATCGCCAGCGGTTTGCCCTTCGATGGTATTGTTGCTCTGAATGATCAGCTCGCCATTGGTGCCCTTTTTGCTTTGCGGGAGAAGGGCATTGACGTTCCTGGTCAGGTCCAGGTGATTGGTTTCGATAATATTGAGGAAGCTGCTTATCTGCAGATTCCTCTTACTTCTATGGACTCCCGGCTAACCTGGACGGCTCCCACAGCAGTAAATCGTCTACTGGAACGGATTAACACCGGAAATCTTGTCCCTGAAAATTTCACTGCTCAGTCTTCGGTAGTTGCGAGGAGCACTACCCGCAACTGA
- a CDS encoding GNAT family N-acetyltransferase codes for MGHIHIRELTDPGEKQEAVRTILEDLPEWFGIPQAREEYIQDSASQTCFAAFPAENRLAGVLCLSKTGKDTVQIAVMGVLKQYHRRGIGRQLCEQAQQWAARKGYSFLQVKTVEQGKYQVYDKTNLFYQSLGFKDFEVFRDLWSPENPCQVYVMSLKK; via the coding sequence ATGGGACACATCCACATCCGAGAATTGACAGATCCTGGAGAAAAACAGGAAGCTGTCCGAACAATTCTCGAAGATCTGCCTGAATGGTTTGGCATACCACAAGCTCGGGAAGAATATATACAAGACAGCGCTTCTCAGACCTGTTTCGCTGCTTTCCCCGCAGAGAACCGGTTGGCAGGCGTTCTCTGCCTGTCTAAAACGGGGAAAGACACCGTCCAGATAGCAGTTATGGGGGTGCTCAAACAGTACCATCGGCGGGGCATCGGCCGGCAGCTGTGTGAACAGGCTCAGCAGTGGGCAGCAAGGAAAGGCTACTCATTTCTGCAGGTTAAGACGGTTGAGCAGGGAAAATACCAGGTCTATGATAAAACAAATCTTTTTTATCAAAGCCTAGGTTTCAAGGATTTTGAGGTTTTCCGCGATCTGTGGAGTCCGGAAAATCCCTGCCAGGTATATGTTATGAGTCTGAAGAAATAA
- a CDS encoding DUF4854 domain-containing protein, protein MQHKYQISRKAAGRTGLTKTGLTVILSLSLGLGVGLSLGACGNGSVSAPKTTSQSVSPQTSTSSPSEAQKKAAEVRILARYLSSAKMTQQIDTANKQMGKNGSVTMTSKDKTVVMTVTLNNSLFGGESTETVKKNLKAKKDLFTDQYATIGAQIVKQIEKETKLTHIKLQLNIKTQDGQTVITKTYTEKSFSKALKNSQNQSE, encoded by the coding sequence ATGCAGCATAAGTATCAGATCAGCCGGAAAGCTGCAGGCAGAACAGGTTTAACAAAAACTGGTCTGACAGTTATCCTCTCTTTGAGCTTGGGACTAGGTGTGGGGCTGAGCTTAGGGGCATGCGGGAACGGATCTGTCTCTGCGCCAAAGACTACGTCTCAGTCTGTCAGCCCTCAAACTTCGACCTCGAGCCCATCAGAGGCTCAGAAAAAAGCTGCGGAAGTACGCATCCTTGCACGATATCTGTCCTCAGCAAAGATGACCCAGCAAATTGATACCGCCAACAAACAGATGGGAAAAAATGGATCGGTAACCATGACCTCCAAAGATAAGACCGTGGTCATGACCGTCACTTTGAATAACTCACTCTTTGGCGGTGAAAGCACGGAAACTGTCAAGAAAAATCTCAAAGCAAAGAAGGATCTTTTCACTGATCAGTACGCTACCATTGGAGCACAGATCGTCAAGCAGATTGAAAAAGAGACCAAGCTGACTCACATCAAGCTGCAGCTGAATATTAAAACTCAGGACGGGCAAACAGTCATCACTAAAACATATACAGAGAAATCCTTTAGCAAGGCTTTGAAGAATTCGCAGAACCAGTCTGAATAA
- a CDS encoding FAD-binding protein produces MKNADEGQTPSFADITTIHIGGRIKKFIQPRSRADLISALIDADSTGQPLCVIGGGSNMLVSDSDFEGTVIRDARRSVSILDEATPAEPGKPKIVHVEAEAGVNWDDFVSYTVRMGLAGVEGLSGIPGTVGASVVQNIGAYGQEVATSVDSVQVWDRQDKKVRNFVGTDLSFGYRTSLLKKTMYRDQAEGTNQRIPSPYFPTPQYVVLSVTFALTHSQTGVVGMSQLAKALGVDLGERMGTQEIRNTVLSIRASKGMVEDPARYRNPWMRGTKMTENLGDSGSEFEPDSALVHDQWSCGSFFVNPVIPAKLADSQLPADAPRFPAALPDGGAGIKTSAAWLIDHAGFHKGFTLNGRAAVSSRHTLALTNRGKASSKDMVELAQTIQEEVRKNFGIDLVPEPVFVGFSD; encoded by the coding sequence ATGAAAAACGCTGATGAAGGTCAAACTCCTTCTTTCGCTGACATCACCACCATACATATTGGGGGGCGAATCAAAAAATTTATTCAGCCCCGTAGCCGGGCAGACCTGATTTCAGCCTTAATTGATGCTGACTCGACCGGTCAGCCTTTGTGCGTGATCGGGGGCGGATCCAACATGCTGGTTAGCGACAGCGATTTCGAGGGGACAGTAATCCGTGATGCCCGCCGTTCTGTGTCGATTCTAGACGAGGCCACACCGGCTGAGCCTGGTAAGCCTAAAATTGTTCATGTGGAAGCGGAAGCTGGGGTCAATTGGGATGATTTTGTATCTTATACGGTCAGAATGGGCCTGGCTGGAGTTGAAGGGCTGTCGGGGATTCCTGGAACTGTAGGGGCCAGTGTTGTTCAGAATATTGGCGCTTACGGTCAAGAGGTGGCAACCAGCGTTGACAGCGTTCAGGTCTGGGACCGGCAGGATAAGAAAGTCCGTAATTTTGTTGGGACTGATTTGAGTTTTGGATACCGCACGTCTCTATTGAAAAAGACCATGTACCGTGACCAGGCTGAAGGAACCAACCAAAGAATTCCTTCCCCCTATTTTCCCACTCCCCAATACGTGGTTTTATCGGTCACTTTTGCCCTGACTCATAGCCAAACTGGGGTTGTGGGCATGTCTCAGCTGGCTAAGGCTCTGGGGGTTGATCTGGGTGAGCGCATGGGGACTCAGGAGATTCGCAACACTGTGCTGTCAATCCGTGCGTCCAAGGGTATGGTGGAGGACCCTGCCCGTTACAGAAATCCTTGGATGCGGGGGACTAAGATGACTGAAAATCTGGGTGATTCTGGTTCTGAGTTCGAACCTGATTCAGCCCTGGTCCACGACCAGTGGAGTTGCGGGAGTTTCTTTGTCAACCCTGTCATTCCAGCTAAACTCGCTGATTCCCAGCTTCCAGCAGATGCCCCCCGCTTCCCTGCTGCTTTGCCTGATGGGGGGGCTGGCATCAAGACGTCTGCTGCCTGGCTGATCGACCATGCCGGATTTCATAAGGGCTTCACTCTCAACGGGAGGGCTGCCGTATCAAGCCGACACACCTTGGCTTTGACCAACAGGGGTAAGGCCTCATCGAAAGATATGGTCGAGCTTGCTCAAACCATTCAGGAAGAGGTTCGTAAAAACTTTGGGATTGACCTGGTCCCGGAGCCTGTTTTTGTGGGTTTTTCTGATTAG
- the fdxA gene encoding ferredoxin, producing MAYVIAEPCVDVKDKACVEECPVDCIYEGPRTLYINPNECVDCGACEPVCPTEAIFYEDDLPDDWAWYKDAAVNFFNEVGDQGGAQAFGPIDHDEPTVAKLPADINADWDE from the coding sequence ATGGCATATGTCATTGCTGAACCGTGCGTGGATGTGAAAGATAAGGCATGCGTGGAAGAATGCCCAGTCGATTGCATTTACGAGGGCCCTCGAACTTTGTATATTAACCCAAATGAATGTGTAGACTGCGGTGCCTGTGAGCCTGTCTGCCCGACTGAGGCCATTTTCTATGAAGATGATCTGCCGGATGATTGGGCATGGTATAAGGATGCTGCGGTTAATTTTTTCAATGAAGTTGGCGACCAGGGTGGGGCCCAGGCTTTCGGTCCGATTGATCACGATGAACCTACCGTTGCCAAACTTCCGGCAGACATTAATGCCGATTGGGACGAATAA
- the dinB gene encoding DNA polymerase IV, giving the protein MSTAPRLAAAKHSWGNDFHGCTILHIDMDAFYASCEIVRHPELRGKPVIIGTGHRAVVSAASYEARKFGVNSAMPAATAHRLCPQGIFLPVDMAYYRSMSHQVFEIFHQITDQIEPVSVDECYMDVSGALLQWKDPRKIGAWIRQTVHDQIGVTCSVGIASNKLIAKLASTNAKPNGMLLIPLARQAEFIQMMPVRSIPGVGPSTEKILTNWGITTVKQLSAMSLSDLTAALHSPAQARHLYQASHGWGSPKVVTSASDKSIGAERTFAEDTRSWKQVTALLRRCCDDVATTLRSRRLYARTVTVKLRLANLSHISKSLTVQEPMNSEAQLYPVAKELLARLMKVEQPQAGDLILPAMIRLAGVSTSHFSSASSASYQPSFDQILENENSIDSESAKENAKNSPETKETTKTSKITSAKASTIESPTNHARTASQAAKARKNIEPIIDEIRKKYGKHSANLGI; this is encoded by the coding sequence ATGAGTACCGCACCCCGCCTTGCAGCAGCCAAGCACAGCTGGGGCAACGATTTTCACGGATGTACCATACTCCACATCGATATGGATGCTTTTTATGCCTCCTGCGAAATCGTGCGCCACCCTGAATTGCGGGGTAAACCGGTCATTATTGGAACTGGCCATCGTGCAGTCGTTTCAGCCGCCAGCTATGAAGCCCGCAAATTCGGCGTTAACTCTGCCATGCCGGCTGCAACTGCCCATCGGCTGTGCCCTCAAGGGATTTTTCTGCCCGTAGACATGGCTTATTACCGATCCATGAGCCATCAGGTTTTTGAGATTTTTCATCAGATTACCGACCAGATTGAACCTGTGTCTGTTGATGAATGTTACATGGATGTTTCCGGGGCTCTTCTTCAGTGGAAGGATCCGCGAAAGATTGGTGCCTGGATTAGGCAGACCGTTCACGACCAGATTGGAGTCACCTGTTCTGTGGGAATTGCCTCCAACAAGCTGATTGCAAAGCTGGCTTCAACCAATGCCAAGCCAAACGGTATGCTGCTGATTCCCCTGGCTCGTCAGGCTGAATTCATTCAGATGATGCCGGTCCGGTCTATCCCTGGAGTTGGGCCATCGACAGAAAAAATCCTGACCAATTGGGGGATCACCACCGTGAAGCAGCTTTCTGCCATGAGTCTGTCTGATTTAACCGCTGCCCTGCACTCACCTGCTCAGGCAAGACATCTCTACCAGGCCTCCCACGGTTGGGGATCACCAAAAGTCGTCACTTCTGCCTCGGATAAATCTATTGGAGCTGAGCGAACGTTTGCAGAAGATACCCGGTCATGGAAACAAGTAACAGCCCTCCTACGCAGGTGCTGCGATGACGTTGCCACTACCCTGCGCAGCCGCAGACTCTACGCTCGGACGGTCACAGTTAAGCTGCGGCTGGCAAACCTGTCGCACATTTCCAAGTCATTGACTGTGCAGGAACCCATGAATTCCGAAGCTCAACTGTACCCCGTAGCAAAGGAACTCCTGGCCCGGCTGATGAAGGTAGAGCAACCGCAAGCCGGTGATCTGATTTTGCCTGCCATGATTCGCCTGGCGGGTGTCAGCACTTCTCACTTCTCCAGCGCCAGCTCAGCCTCTTACCAGCCTTCCTTTGATCAAATTCTGGAAAATGAGAATTCGATTGACAGCGAAAGCGCAAAAGAGAACGCAAAAAACTCGCCCGAGACCAAAGAAACAACAAAAACATCAAAAATAACATCGGCGAAAGCATCCACAATCGAATCGCCGACCAATCATGCGCGCACTGCCAGCCAGGCTGCAAAAGCGCGCAAAAACATTGAACCCATCATAGATGAAATCCGCAAAAAATATGGAAAGCATTCGGCGAATCTGGGAATTTAG
- a CDS encoding biotin--[acetyl-CoA-carboxylase] ligase: MIFLDTVDSTNDYAYQSLSGENRFLSGSAKNLVAIVSGEQTKGKGRLGRSWVSVPGESLTVSFIGSVPSSLIQSDLAGWLTAVAGVAAASCIQDYVDQACRASKNSQLVDKGEGGGPVIGLKWPNDIYAQGKKLGGILIRLATDRPLSVGGVKRAGEDGSEDLSSSEQADLRVPVIMGLGLNLAIPHIRFQEAGLQAISLVDLLDQSSLPNQSSLPNQHGTPNQSGAPDQSDVANELLIRIGGKISDLLDAFSKNPEQTCRKLAKQMQEKDIVSGRRVEVSTASGQVIEGVCRGIGPDASLIVELDDGSLRHIDWGDAQLEDVPTGDSQAVEARSVEIVENR, translated from the coding sequence GTGATTTTTCTTGATACTGTCGATTCTACGAATGACTATGCGTATCAGTCCCTGTCTGGAGAAAATCGTTTCTTATCCGGATCGGCAAAAAACCTTGTGGCAATCGTTTCTGGCGAGCAGACGAAGGGCAAAGGCAGACTGGGACGATCGTGGGTCTCTGTCCCGGGGGAATCCCTTACCGTCTCTTTTATTGGTTCTGTTCCCTCTTCACTCATACAGTCAGATCTCGCCGGTTGGCTGACAGCAGTTGCCGGAGTAGCGGCTGCCAGTTGCATCCAGGATTATGTGGACCAGGCTTGCCGTGCATCTAAAAACTCTCAGCTGGTTGATAAGGGCGAAGGGGGAGGCCCGGTCATCGGTTTGAAATGGCCGAATGATATTTATGCGCAAGGGAAGAAGCTGGGAGGAATTTTGATTCGCTTGGCAACTGACCGGCCGTTGAGCGTCGGGGGAGTCAAGAGGGCCGGGGAAGATGGCAGCGAAGATCTTTCCTCATCTGAACAAGCTGATCTGCGGGTTCCAGTCATTATGGGCCTGGGCTTGAATCTTGCTATTCCTCACATCCGATTCCAGGAAGCGGGGCTGCAGGCCATATCTTTAGTTGATCTACTTGACCAGTCTAGCCTGCCCAACCAGTCTAGCCTGCCCAATCAGCATGGAACTCCCAACCAGTCTGGAGCTCCTGATCAATCGGATGTAGCCAATGAATTACTGATCCGTATTGGGGGAAAAATATCGGATCTTTTGGATGCTTTTAGCAAAAATCCAGAACAAACCTGTCGGAAATTAGCCAAACAAATGCAGGAGAAAGATATCGTGTCGGGCAGACGGGTAGAAGTCTCCACAGCCTCAGGCCAGGTGATTGAGGGAGTATGCCGGGGGATTGGCCCTGATGCTTCTTTGATTGTTGAGCTTGATGATGGCAGTTTGAGACATATCGACTGGGGAGATGCCCAGCTGGAAGACGTACCGACTGGTGATTCTCAAGCAGTAGAGGCGCGATCTGTGGAAATCGTTGAAAATAGGTAG
- a CDS encoding ATP-binding protein, with amino-acid sequence MHKLLIANRSEIALRVIRTAKEMGIETVAIYSEPDRTAPYVDQASEAYYLPGDTYNETYLNQDAILDIARRSGADAIHPGYGFLSESDSFASAVQDAGLIWVGPNPQVLEDLGDKISARRVARVAQVPPVPGISEPVDNVHTLVTFATDYGYPVMMKRTDGGGGRGITVIRDEDELRAFYSAHDSLQGSDLSKYFIEKFVPRARHVETQCGRDSQGNFTVYSTRDCSVQRRNQKLIEEAPAPFINEKVEAKLKTYSRRLFDSVGYVGLGTCEFMVTPTSDVYFLEVNPRLQVEHTVSEEVCGIDLVREQLNIADGGSLIPAGQPRGHSFELRITSEDPDKNLTPGSGTIDHLRFPSGPGIRIDFGVQEGNTVSPKFDSMMGKIVITARTRQEAVARVLRALDEFEITGITTPCSLYRQIFQDEDFTAPDGKFTVTTRWLEHKYLSKNPASSKAGIPQSLTQIPSSGQILGNVAPQSFTIEVNGKRVRLNVPNDFVSLLTQGRIRQQRRAAQPLRGNGLSTAQTQSEDTSLADSHGQISAPMQAVVTRVNVATKQKVAKGDLLVVLESMKMENYVYAPLSGIITDIMVGPSDSVDAGDPLVIISQEEGHSQSIEEEKANSQPAEKADEQADGQEEKGGRS; translated from the coding sequence ATGCATAAATTATTGATTGCCAACCGGTCAGAGATTGCCCTCCGTGTAATCCGTACAGCTAAAGAGATGGGGATTGAAACCGTAGCTATCTATTCCGAGCCTGACCGGACCGCTCCCTATGTTGACCAGGCGTCAGAGGCTTATTATCTACCTGGAGACACCTATAACGAGACTTATCTCAATCAAGATGCCATTCTTGACATAGCCCGCCGCAGCGGGGCAGACGCTATTCACCCCGGGTATGGATTCCTGTCGGAGTCTGATTCCTTCGCATCAGCTGTTCAGGATGCTGGCCTGATATGGGTAGGCCCTAACCCGCAGGTTTTGGAGGATCTGGGAGATAAAATCAGCGCCAGACGGGTGGCCCGTGTCGCTCAGGTTCCTCCTGTTCCTGGAATCAGTGAGCCAGTGGATAATGTTCATACTCTGGTAACTTTTGCTACTGATTATGGATATCCAGTCATGATGAAGAGGACAGACGGGGGCGGAGGTCGCGGAATTACAGTGATTCGCGATGAGGATGAGCTCCGGGCGTTTTATAGTGCTCACGATTCTCTCCAGGGCAGTGATTTAAGTAAATATTTTATTGAGAAGTTTGTTCCCCGTGCCAGACATGTGGAAACTCAGTGCGGTCGTGATTCTCAGGGGAATTTTACTGTCTATTCCACCCGCGACTGCTCGGTTCAGCGCCGCAATCAAAAGCTGATAGAGGAGGCTCCTGCTCCCTTTATAAATGAGAAGGTGGAGGCCAAGCTCAAGACATACTCCCGCAGACTATTTGATTCAGTAGGCTATGTGGGCTTAGGAACGTGCGAATTTATGGTTACACCCACCAGTGATGTCTATTTTCTGGAGGTTAACCCCCGTCTGCAGGTTGAGCACACAGTTTCCGAAGAGGTTTGCGGAATCGATCTGGTACGTGAACAGCTGAATATAGCTGACGGAGGCAGTCTTATACCTGCTGGTCAGCCCAGAGGACATAGTTTTGAGCTCAGAATCACCAGTGAGGATCCTGATAAAAATTTGACTCCTGGGTCCGGAACTATTGACCACCTGCGTTTCCCCTCGGGGCCGGGAATCAGGATCGATTTTGGCGTCCAGGAGGGGAACACGGTTTCTCCGAAGTTTGATTCCATGATGGGCAAGATCGTGATTACTGCCCGCACCCGGCAGGAGGCAGTGGCACGGGTCCTCAGGGCCTTGGATGAATTTGAAATTACCGGTATAACCACTCCCTGCAGCTTATACAGGCAGATTTTCCAGGACGAGGATTTTACAGCCCCGGATGGCAAATTTACCGTTACTACTCGCTGGTTGGAGCATAAGTATTTGAGCAAGAATCCAGCTTCCAGCAAGGCTGGAATTCCTCAGAGTCTTACCCAGATACCTTCATCTGGGCAGATTCTGGGCAATGTCGCTCCTCAATCTTTCACAATTGAGGTTAATGGCAAACGGGTCCGTCTAAATGTGCCTAATGATTTTGTCAGCCTCCTGACTCAGGGACGGATCCGCCAGCAGCGTCGGGCTGCCCAGCCTTTGCGCGGCAATGGTTTGAGTACGGCACAAACTCAGTCTGAGGATACATCTTTAGCAGACAGCCATGGGCAGATCAGCGCTCCCATGCAGGCTGTGGTCACCAGAGTTAATGTTGCCACCAAGCAAAAGGTTGCTAAAGGTGATCTTTTGGTGGTTCTTGAATCTATGAAAATGGAAAACTATGTGTATGCTCCCTTGTCTGGCATAATCACCGACATCATGGTGGGGCCTTCCGACAGCGTGGATGCAGGGGATCCGCTGGTGATTATCAGCCAGGAGGAAGGACATTCTCAGTCTATAGAGGAGGAGAAGGCAAACTCTCAGCCTGCGGAAAAGGCAGATGAACAAGCTGATGGGCAGGAAGAAAAAGGAGGCAGATCATGA
- a CDS encoding acyl-CoA carboxylase subunit beta — protein sequence MASSSVITTAGHQPIRAEIVHAAALATAAEQKARDRQHPKGKYTARERLDLLFDDGTFHEIGRFSGGNINKDIPGSAVVTGFGQIMGRTVGVYAQDFSVRGGTMGQAEGEKICHLMDMALELAVPVVSIIDSGGARIQEGVEALTQYGRIFKKTCQASGFIPQISLILGPCAGGAVYCPALTDIVIMTKENSYMFVTGPDVVKAATGEHISMDDLGGGQIHNQVSGVAHYLGENEADAIDYARTILAYLPSSCQDKPPSYAYAQGRAEDIAAQRIGHIVPENDRQPYDVVEVIRCIVDYGEFVQVHELFAQSVVAGFACINGRSVGIVANQPCVRAGSLDVESSEKVARFVRLCDAFNLPVVTLVDVPGYKPGSDQEHAGIIRRGAKVIYAYASAQVPLVTVILRKAFGGAYIVMGSKAMGADINLAWPNSQIAVLGAQGAVNIIHRKELRRAADDGQDVAALRSKLIEDYEKTTVNANLSLEIGQIDSMIDPEDTRDAISHSLELLKDKKAPPKYPRRHGNQPL from the coding sequence ATGGCATCATCATCCGTTATTACTACAGCTGGCCATCAGCCCATCAGGGCTGAAATTGTTCATGCGGCCGCTTTGGCTACGGCTGCAGAGCAGAAAGCCCGGGACCGTCAGCATCCTAAAGGTAAATATACGGCCAGGGAGCGTCTGGATCTGCTTTTTGACGACGGTACCTTTCATGAGATTGGCCGCTTCAGCGGGGGCAATATTAACAAGGATATTCCCGGGTCAGCCGTGGTCACCGGCTTTGGGCAGATAATGGGACGAACTGTTGGCGTGTATGCGCAGGATTTCTCTGTTCGCGGCGGCACCATGGGCCAGGCCGAGGGAGAGAAAATTTGCCACCTCATGGATATGGCGCTGGAGTTGGCGGTGCCCGTGGTGTCCATTATCGATTCTGGCGGAGCCCGCATCCAGGAGGGGGTTGAAGCCCTGACTCAGTATGGGCGGATCTTTAAAAAGACCTGCCAGGCCTCAGGCTTTATTCCTCAAATCTCCCTGATTCTGGGTCCCTGCGCCGGTGGGGCAGTTTACTGCCCAGCTTTGACTGACATAGTCATCATGACCAAGGAAAATTCCTACATGTTTGTGACTGGCCCCGATGTGGTTAAGGCAGCAACCGGAGAGCACATTTCCATGGATGATTTGGGGGGAGGCCAGATCCACAATCAGGTCTCTGGAGTAGCTCACTATCTAGGAGAAAACGAAGCTGATGCCATAGATTACGCAAGGACTATCCTGGCTTATTTGCCATCCAGCTGCCAGGATAAGCCTCCGTCCTATGCCTATGCTCAGGGAAGAGCAGAAGATATTGCTGCCCAGCGTATTGGCCATATTGTTCCTGAAAATGACCGTCAGCCTTACGATGTAGTAGAAGTCATCCGCTGCATTGTTGACTACGGGGAATTTGTGCAGGTCCATGAACTTTTTGCTCAGAGTGTTGTAGCTGGATTTGCCTGTATCAATGGCCGCAGTGTGGGAATTGTTGCTAATCAACCTTGCGTAAGGGCAGGAAGCCTGGATGTGGAGTCCTCGGAGAAGGTGGCTCGTTTCGTCCGCCTGTGTGATGCCTTCAACCTGCCTGTGGTTACCCTGGTAGATGTGCCTGGCTACAAGCCGGGCAGCGACCAGGAACATGCAGGAATTATCCGCAGGGGAGCCAAGGTCATTTATGCCTATGCCAGCGCTCAGGTTCCCCTGGTTACGGTTATTCTTCGCAAAGCCTTTGGCGGTGCTTACATTGTCATGGGGTCCAAGGCTATGGGGGCAGATATCAACCTGGCCTGGCCTAATTCTCAGATTGCCGTACTTGGCGCTCAGGGAGCTGTCAATATTATCCACCGTAAAGAATTGCGCCGGGCTGCTGATGACGGGCAGGATGTGGCTGCTCTGAGGTCAAAATTGATTGAAGACTATGAGAAAACTACGGTTAACGCCAATCTTTCTTTGGAAATTGGCCAGATTGACAGCATGATTGATCCGGAAGATACCAGAGATGCCATCTCTCACTCCCTGGAACTGCTGAAAGATAAAAAAGCTCCGCCCAAATACCCGAGGAGGCATGGAAATCAGCCTTTGTAA